The following proteins are encoded in a genomic region of Balaenoptera ricei isolate mBalRic1 chromosome 14, mBalRic1.hap2, whole genome shotgun sequence:
- the TTR gene encoding transthyretin has product MASSRLFLLCLAGLGLVSEASPVGSGESKCPLMVKVLDVVQGVPAVNVGVKVFKKAADETWEPFASGKTSDFGELHGLTTDEKLVEGIYKVELDTKSYWKSLGFSPFHEYAEVVFTANESGHRHYIIMALLSPYTYSTMALISSPKE; this is encoded by the exons ATGGCTTCTTCCCGTCTGTTCCTCCTCTGCCTCGCTGGACTGGGACTTGTGTCTGAGGCTAGCCCTGTG GGCTCTGGTGAATCCAAGTGTCCTCTGATGGTCAAAGTCCTAGATGTCGTCCAGGGCGTTCCTGCTGTGAACGTGGGCGTGAAAGTGTTCAAAAAGGCTGCTGACGAGACCTGGGAGCCCTTTGCCTCGGG GAAAACCAGTGACTTTGGGGAGCTCCATGGGCTCACAACAGATGAAAAACTTGTAGAAGGAATATACAAAGTAGAATTAGACACCAAATCCTACTGGAAGTCACTTGGCTTTTCCCCTTTCCATGAATATGCAGAG GTGGTGTTCACAGCCAACGAGTCTGGCCACCGCCACTATATCATCATGGCCCTGCTCAGCCCCTACACCTACTCCACCATGGCCCTAATCAGCAGCCCCAAGGAGTGA